The sequence ttgtgtgtttatatcgtcattttcaaatatcaaataattgaaagtttctaagttatattaagttttaagtAGTGTTGAGGATAATTCATCCATGAAGTCAATCTTTCTATTTGGAGTATGACgtactttttcttattttcatgattttcgtcATCAGGCTCAtgctttcttattttcttatattgttcttgatttattgtattactttatgtttcaaatatattatcgatcaagaaaataaaaatataatgtagttattcagaaatcaatgagaataaaaataatcatgcatTATTTTGGAGGGGGGAGAAGTATGAGCCGGATGAcataaatcatgaaaataggAAAAAGTGCGTCATACTCTAAATAGAAAGATTGACTTCATGGATGAATTATCTCGACACTACTTAAGGcttaatataacttagaaactataaattatttcatatttgacaatgacgatataaacacacaattttttttatatcactattgtcaaatatcaaataatttaatatttcaaagttataataagttgtaagtactgttaaaaattattaatttaagatgtataaattaatatacaaatatattaatgtattaaaatttataaattagttttaaaggcttataaatcttaaaacaatgtataaatgataataaataatttaataatatttaatgacttttagtgataaaacccctcaactaaagatgaatcgtaaaaaaaaccctcaactaaaaatccagtgaaataaaccctcaacttataaaccgttaacaTATGTCACCCTTTGTCACGATTTTTTAGACggagggtaacatatgttaacggaactaaagttgagggtttattttaCAGGATtttttagttgagggtttttttacgattcatctttagttgaggggtttaattactaaaaaccctttttttaatatgtgtaaaaaCTTCAAATAACCCTTTCATGAAATATAAGGAGTATATGATTAAAAAGCCTACTATTCTACTAATTTacaatgattaaaaataaacaatagttCTGCATGTttcataaatttgttttttatcaatgattttttttgttataaagaaccttttaccaaaaaaaaaaagaaattttcttttgtaaaataattCATGACCATTCGGTAATGTCCCCAACTTACAAAAAAAGTGGGTGACGTGTCCAATAAATATAGGCCACACAACTAGCTAATATTCTTACGTATCATTCTACTCTCTTTATTGAGATCTATACAGCAGTTAATGTCACCTACATTTCTTACAAATATAATGATTTCCTTATCTTCTTATTCCTTTTTAATACGAGTCACAAAAGCTTATTTATTTATcgattatatattaatttgtagaATTTTCTAAGGAAGAATGAGATTATGATTCATTATCATAGTAgactgaatatatatatatatatatattagcccCTGAATCTACAGAGATTAATACAGGGGCTTAGATGATGTTGTTAAGAtgatgttaatttttaaaaaagaaagtaGTATAAAATTTCGGTTCCATCCCGGAATTGCATTAAATATATTGATGAACCTTGTGTATATTCCGATTATATATGTTTGGTATAggtatatagaaaaatataagttgacaaaaaaaaagaaaaatataaaacatatacatatatatatgtgcaaagtataatatatatgatatattgtgTATTGTACACACATGGGCAATGAAAATTAGTTGGCAAGAAAAAGAGGACAGTGATAATTAATACTACGCCAAAGGCTGGCCATTCTCCAACTGTTATGTACCACACATTTTGGTAACCTACAATTATTTGGAAACTTTCATGTCACTAACAAAGTCAATAAATATCAACATCCTTTGTATTCATTTTTGTACTTTTTTGGTTTAATCATTCAATATActgtaaaaactctataaattagtAACGATGAGACTacgataatttattaaatttacagaattattaatttaagatgATTTTCcctttttagatttatattttaaaataatagtttttatttaaaagaaagaaagaatattttatttcataatattatatctatattattaaagctgaagtaccttttggtactgtttggaaacttAGATAGTCGATTaaatgaaagttgtttggaaacaaggatattatattaaatattttgtttttacataTTTAGTCACTATATTTCTTTCTCATTTACAGATTTTGTCGTTTGGAAACTTGGATAacatattaaatgagaattgtttggaaacacaaATAAcagattaaatatttctttttatttacacatttagccattgcatttttttcttatttacaaatctgtcacttcacttaaaatcaaaaaaattaaattaattaattacaatgaattgttatttctttttgctgaaaataaaaacacaaactgtaatataaagtatatattaatctgctacaatacaatttttaagaaaattaaatatcataaaattaataataattcataaaaacttactgtaaaatattaaatcatttttaaataaataaaaaaatcaataggttaatatatgaatattacacttacatcaaattgcatcaagttataaaattataaatataatattacgtacagataaaaaattattatcaaacatctatattataacataatatattctacactaaatatattttacaaaacataaaaatataaataaaatcaatggtttataaatttacattgaacACAAGTTAAATCCAACCCCCGTGCAGGGgcgcgggtcaagatctagtgttagttaaaactttatatatttcAGTTTCATCTATTTTATGagattatttgatagattttatgTATGTTGAAGaagattatttgatagattttattTGACAGTTTCATCTATTCAGTTCCGATGGCAATTGGTGACATATTGTATAGCTGTCAAGAAGAATCTGTGAGCGCGAAGGATAAaaggggatatatgttgtgcaAGATGAGGAGCCCATGAGGAGtcgataaaccatgtgttttttgaatgtcctccagcacttTAGGTTTGGGCTCTCTCAAAGATACAATCAAATCCAACTATTTTTCCAACAAATTCTCTCTtcacaaacatggatcatcttttctggAGAATTTTCCCGCAGATGGATGATTAttagtttgcatggatactttgGTGCATTTGGaaaggaagaaataataaaattttcagtaaTCTAGACATTGATACTAGGAAAACACTTAAATTGGCAAAAATAGAATCATCACTCTGGGCTGAGGCACATATATCGAACGAACACAAGATAGTATCACACACCTCTACAACCCTACCATCAATTCCAGAAAGATGGTGTTTCACTAACGGTTCCTGGAAAGAGAATGATATTTTCTCCGGACAAGGTTAGCTCAGCATTATAGAAGAATTTGATGGGTTGATGGAGGCGAGGTATGTTCGAGGtagtctctctcctcttcatgcggagatggaagtgCTACTTTTGGCAATAGAATGTATGAGGAACTTACGTCAGTTTCAGGtcacgtttgcaacagattgttctcaattggtgaagatgatttcggAACCAGAAAAATGGCCAGTTTTTTTCAAGTTATTTAGAAGATATTAAGATCTTGAAAGAAAGTTTCCTCCGAtcagagatcatctatgtaccaaatactcaaaattcaaaagcagatagcctagcacgcagtgtcaaGAAGCAactgtctttcgtcgttcatatggatgtAAATCTTCcggtttggttcacagagttagtatgaatctgtataagttgatgacaaaaaaaattatatagagtTATCGTTGAACGGTCATATTGTCTTTTGACTTGTGgcactatattttttattttttttatttgatttaattgCTTATATTTGAAGGTCATTATGGTAAATCAAGTAAGTAAAGTTTCTTATTTGATATTTTCAGATTATTCATATAAGACATATTTAGAATATCTGTAATaaattatttctataaaatttaattgttttaagAGTCAATTGGTTCATAATACAAAAAAGAGCATAGATATTAGCAATCTACCTAGTAAACTTTGGTGTCTAGCAATTAAAATACCATCATCTAAGATTTCGGGTATTCACCTAATTAGGGGGAAAGTTTTGTGTACAGGCTGAAATTTCTcttgtttttatgtatttatgtttAACTTTAAAGAGTTAACAAATTCTCCACAAAATATAGTAACAATGCAGATTTCTAACCCAATTAGTATCTTATAAAAACAATAGATTAAGTCATTTAATCAATACTAAGTATTTGTATAATAAATgtgtatattaaataaaagggTTATGAATAGATCCAAACTTGATTAACTGATAAAAGTTtgactctaaattaatagattagatattaaagctatatttgtcaattaaatttGGCTACAACATATAAACGTTCaaatactaaatatttttttttaagttgccCAAAATATCTTGAAAAATATAGACAGAATATTGTAAGATAATAttcttcaaataaataaattttaatattttaatatgttaactaaataaatgaatttttaGGTGAAGCTATAAACCATATTTGACAAGCTTCGTATGATCCAAAAAcatcaatattataaaaaaattagtcaaaTAATCTACTAATGCTAATTTTTCTAATAAGTagcttataaaataaaattatcaggTGTATTTTTTTGCTtccaaattttatttcataaaatatcaaaagttaACTGATAGATATAACATTTGATTGTATTGTGGATCTAGTTATGGTTGATGTAGTAATATCTGCAGCATTTTGCCGACTATCCTACCAAAACATGCtttgtcaaaaaagaaaatccaaCCGACCATGCAAAGATCAAATATATTAACTTCCTACTATTATAAAACAACTAAAACAAACTTTGACAAGTACCAGATGTGTTAAAAAGATGAATTAAACTATTTCATTTTTaacaaattgaaaattaaactaaaattaatatgaGATGAGTTTAATAAACCAATTATCTTATTTTGATTCTCATATGAGATGAGTTAAAACTATTTCATTTATATTTagatgaatttttaatataattataaaatactaaaaacacTAGTATATTATACACATCAAGATATGTAATTTCATAATCAATCAATTAAATatagattaaatttaaaatgatttttaaagtaaaatattatgattatgCGTTTAAGTAATagaactataaatatttttttttgtagtttgtaCTAGAGATTACTATTCACAAATATAATCACTGAATATATTTGACATCCCAAAAAgtatcaattttatttaaaatttatgataagCATACTAAACATTTACTTGTATAATAAACTAAAAGTTACACTCCCAATATTCTGTTTCTCATCTAAATttcaatgtttaaaaaaaattgcatggTGCTTGTCAGAATTCTTCTCCCGAACCAAAAATTTACTACACcgaaaaaataacttaaataaatgaCATACATGTATTTACTCACTCTGTTTTTGAATAAGTATCATTTTagcatttttttctttgttatataaaaaatgtcattctaatttataatcaattttGGCCAAATATTAATTGCAAAATGCATTGAGCTTcattttgttggttgttctatttcggtttggttatcCAGAttacctcaagtttgagtaatagaatagtctttctttgtcaaaaaaaactagtttaataaatgaaaatataaatatatctcaatcattttcttaatatgtgtgaaaagtgtcTAAGTGTTTTATGAAACGAAAGaagtattaaattatttttcataaaacaACTGATATTAACCAATTGTTAACGATGTAATAGTCGGATATTTTGTTTGTGTAGTGAGATCAGCTGAACCCATGGAGAATACTCCTATAAGGTAAAACAGCTAATACGGTTATGAATGAAACGCAGCGAATTTCTTGTGAGTCGAAATGTCGAATACGAATAACAACTGTTCGTTTATTACGGAAAATGATGACAACAAACTTTTACAGTAATTAAAGAGACCATGATCATTTATGAAGTACTGATTATGGGAacattttcaatacaaaatacAGAACAATGAATGTTAGTTCTCTCCTAATATGGCTATCTACCTAAAcaattaaaagaagaagagcaCATGCTTAACAAATTAGCATAAATTATCACATCGAAAACTTTATCGTTATTTGCTCGTTGGTTAGTTTAAATGATAAGCATTCGTGTTTTATCATGACCAAAAGGGAGAATGCACTAATTTCCGGCCCCACCCCATATATAGTAGGAGACccttaaatttcataaatagtTTGTGGCTTAAAGCAAGTGCTCTATACTTGCTTTATAGAAGGGATGGGCCGTGTGAGTAGCAATAGACCACTCAGTTATTCCGGGTTTCAAAAAGATTTGCTTACAAGTCTGATTCACTTTAAGTGATTAGAGCTAATTCCTTAGATGCAATCTCTTCGGAGTTTCCATCTCTGTAACTTCTGCCTTTTCCATCCATCTCTTTTCAATTTATCTCCAAAGAGGGTAGAAAATTTAGCTAAGAAATGTATTGTACTATTTCTACCAGTTTTTCTGAATAGTATAATGCAGTATTGTTTGCCGAAGATGTTACTTGCCACATTAATACAATGGGATGAATATATTGTCCAATACAAAtcctaattaatataaatttcaatatgATTATAAACCAAATTGACTTTTAATTACATACATGATAGTTAAGTTTGATAATTATTTTGGATTCAGTTATGAAAAGAAGTACGGGATTAAAGCCAACAATGTACTTAAGCGAATATAGGTAATATGTGATGGAGcacatatgtaaaaaaataccaaaaataggTGTGAGAGACAAGAAAGTCataaaatactttatatatcacAACCAAACCAACTCGAGAACCAAAATTGAATTTCTCCGTTAGCTACTACATTACATTATATGTCTCAACCAACAGCTGAACGCCAAGCTGTCAAAAATACCTCTATATATACGACGATTCTCAACACAGACCACATGACATATTCACCTTCTCTCTAAAAGAACTTTCTAACCAAAAGAAAAGTCTTTCGATCAGTCTCCTCTGTAGTAAAATGTTGTTTGCTATGTTTATGTCTTTTTTCGCCGCAATGGCTTTGCAGTCGCCATCTTTGGTTGTGGCTTTGGACGTCCACCTCCTCCGCCAGCTAGCTGCAAAACACAATGTAACAACAATAGTTGTATTTGGAGATTCTAGTGTTGATCCAGGAAACAATAATTTTCTTAACACCGATTTGAAAGGAAATTTTCCACCTTATGGTGGCAATTTCGTGAACCATAAATCCACCGGAAGATTATGTGATGGATTGCTCGCACCTGATTTTATTGGTATGTTTAacattatagtttttattagtCTTAAATTTCTATAAGTTCACTAaagatattgtttttaattatggATTATGTTCACATCAACACTTATGTATTTGGTAGCTTTACATTAGTCCCTAGATATTAATCTTAAGACTTTTATAtgctaaataattttatagtttacgtcaaacttacatttttagttTACATTTTCTTCAGCTGAGGCCATGGGTTACCCACCTATACCAGCTTTTCTTGATCCAACCCTTACCCAAGCTGATCTACCTCGCGGTGCAAGTTTTGCCTCGGCTGGTTCCGGTTATGATGATCTCACAGCTAATATATCCGTAAGCCTGAACATGTTTCCTTTTTTGTTACttttaacaaaaacataaagttCAAATTTGCCTTATAATATAAAGTCAAACTGTAATCAATTTGCTTTTCTCGGGTGGAACAGAACGTGTGGAGTTTCTCGACGCAAGCAACTTACTTTTTGCATTACAAAATTCACCTTACTAAACTGGTCGGACCATTAGAGAGCgcaaaaatgataaataatgCGATATTTCTTATGAGTATGGGATCAAATGACTTTCTTCAAAATTACTTAGTCGATTTTACTCGACAAAAGCAATTCACTGTTGAACAATACATCGACTTTCTCTCCTCCCGTATGCTTGACGACGCCAAGGTACGCATACATCTCCATTAAACCTCTTAAATGTATCTATggatatatctatactattatttatgaagtgattttgtttatttgtcaagttctccatgattttaggtaattttgcttacttttcatatttttattaatagattttagctaaatcattgatttattatttgttattagCTGAgtcattaatatattaatttaaa is a genomic window of Brassica napus cultivar Da-Ae chromosome A2, Da-Ae, whole genome shotgun sequence containing:
- the LOC106381690 gene encoding GDSL esterase/lipase At5g45950, which encodes MLFAMFMSFFAAMALQSPSLVVALDVHLLRQLAAKHNVTTIVVFGDSSVDPGNNNFLNTDLKGNFPPYGGNFVNHKSTGRLCDGLLAPDFIAEAMGYPPIPAFLDPTLTQADLPRGASFASAGSGYDDLTANISNVWSFSTQATYFLHYKIHLTKLVGPLESAKMINNAIFLMSMGSNDFLQNYLVDFTRQKQFTVEQYIDFLSSRMLDDAKMLHRLGARRLVVVGVPPMGCMPLIKYLKGQKTCVDQLNQIAFSFNSKIIKNLELLQAKIGLKTIYVDAYSTIQEAIKTPRKFGFLEASKGCCGTGTYEYGETCKDMNVCKDPTKYIFWDAVHPTQRMYQIIVKKAIASISEEFLV